From the Leifsonia sp. AG29 genome, one window contains:
- the purU gene encoding formyltetrahydrofolate deformylase has translation MTASANHWVLTFSCADRPGIVHAVSGAIVAARGNITESQQFASTDTGRFFMRLQVESEADRHEFERALAPVVERFGMTHRVDNVGRPLRTLVLVSKAAHCLNDLLFRQRAGQLPVEIPLVLSNHDSLADLAGFYGVPFESRAVTDAESKAAFEARILEAVEEHDIELVVLARYMQILSPGLCERLEGRAINIHHSFLPGFKGANPYRQAHARGVKLIGATAHFVTSDLDEGPIIEQNVVRVDHTRSVPELVAIGQDEESRTLTQAVKWFAEDRVLLDGARTIIFR, from the coding sequence GTGACCGCCTCCGCCAACCACTGGGTCCTGACGTTCAGCTGCGCCGACCGCCCGGGCATCGTGCACGCGGTGAGCGGCGCGATCGTGGCCGCGCGCGGCAACATCACCGAGAGCCAGCAGTTCGCCAGCACGGACACCGGCCGGTTCTTCATGCGGCTCCAGGTCGAGTCGGAGGCGGACCGCCACGAGTTCGAACGGGCGCTCGCCCCGGTCGTCGAGCGCTTCGGGATGACGCACCGGGTCGACAACGTCGGCCGCCCCCTGCGCACGCTGGTGCTCGTCTCCAAGGCGGCTCACTGCCTCAACGACCTGCTCTTCCGTCAGCGGGCCGGCCAGCTGCCGGTCGAGATCCCGCTCGTGCTGTCGAACCACGACTCGCTCGCCGACCTCGCGGGCTTCTACGGGGTGCCGTTCGAGTCGCGCGCGGTCACCGACGCCGAGTCGAAGGCCGCGTTCGAGGCTCGCATCCTGGAGGCGGTGGAGGAGCACGACATCGAGCTCGTCGTCCTCGCCCGCTACATGCAGATCCTGTCCCCCGGCCTCTGCGAGCGGCTGGAGGGACGTGCCATCAACATCCACCACTCCTTCCTCCCCGGGTTCAAGGGCGCGAACCCGTACCGGCAGGCGCACGCCCGCGGCGTGAAACTGATCGGCGCGACCGCGCACTTCGTCACGAGCGACCTCGACGAGGGGCCGATCATCGAGCAGAACGTGGTCCGGGTCGACCACACGCGGTCGGTGCCGGAGCTCGTCGCCATCGGGCAGGACGAGGAGAGCCGCACCCTCACCCAGGCGGTCAAGTGGTTCGCCGAGGACCGCGTGCTGCTCGACGGCGCACGCACCATCATCTTCCGCTGA
- the nagA gene encoding N-acetylglucosamine-6-phosphate deacetylase codes for MSRLVVHGARKIDAAGLVDEFWFTAEGAHITATGSGTGWHAAAREPGAEVVDAGGHWLTPGFIDLHCHGGGGHPYDDGREEMLAALATHRAHGTTRSLISHVANPLASLRESLRLVAELTVADPLVLGSHLEGPFLNRERRGAHDEAFLRDPGPEMVEELIGAARGTLRTATIAPELPNALESIGVLIEAGVVVGVGHTTADYAQAARAFDVGARLLTHAFNAMNGIHHRAPGPVVAAIDNPEVTLELILDGLHVDPSVARLLFTAAPGRVALVTDAMAAAGASDGDYRLGGLNVTVKEGLAVLSGTSTIAGSTLTQDVALRNAVTRVGLDPVAAVAALTHAPAKVLGEDHRLGRLHEGYLADAVILDHEWRVQRVIADGASLV; via the coding sequence ATGAGCCGGCTGGTCGTCCACGGCGCCCGCAAGATCGACGCGGCCGGGCTGGTCGATGAGTTCTGGTTCACCGCGGAGGGCGCGCACATCACCGCGACCGGCTCGGGCACGGGCTGGCACGCCGCCGCCCGTGAACCGGGCGCCGAGGTCGTCGACGCGGGCGGCCACTGGCTGACCCCCGGGTTCATCGACCTGCACTGCCACGGCGGAGGCGGCCACCCCTACGACGACGGCCGGGAGGAGATGCTGGCCGCCCTCGCCACGCACCGGGCGCACGGCACCACCCGCTCCCTGATCTCGCACGTGGCGAACCCGCTCGCCTCCCTGCGGGAGAGCCTCCGCCTCGTCGCCGAGCTCACCGTCGCCGACCCGCTCGTGCTCGGCTCCCACCTCGAGGGGCCGTTCCTCAACCGCGAGCGCCGCGGAGCGCACGACGAGGCCTTCCTCCGCGACCCCGGGCCCGAGATGGTCGAGGAGCTCATCGGCGCGGCGCGCGGAACGCTCCGCACCGCCACGATCGCCCCGGAGCTGCCGAACGCGCTCGAGTCGATCGGCGTGCTCATCGAGGCCGGCGTCGTCGTCGGGGTGGGTCACACCACTGCCGACTACGCGCAGGCCGCTCGGGCGTTCGACGTGGGAGCGCGCCTCCTGACCCATGCCTTCAACGCGATGAACGGCATCCACCACCGCGCACCCGGTCCGGTGGTCGCCGCCATCGACAACCCCGAGGTCACGCTCGAGCTGATCCTCGACGGCCTGCACGTCGACCCGTCGGTGGCGCGCCTTCTGTTCACCGCGGCGCCGGGGCGCGTCGCGCTCGTCACCGACGCGATGGCGGCGGCCGGGGCGAGCGATGGCGACTACCGTCTCGGAGGCCTGAACGTGACGGTGAAGGAGGGGCTCGCCGTCCTGTCGGGCACCTCCACCATCGCGGGCTCGACGCTCACGCAGGATGTCGCGCTGCGGAACGCCGTCACCCGGGTCGGTCTCGACCCGGTCGCCGCCGTCGCAGCCCTCACCCACGCCCCGGCGAAGGTGCTCGGCGAGGATCACCGCCTCGGCCGCCTCCACGAGGGGTATCTGGCGGACGCGGTCATCCTCGATCACGAGTGGCGGGTGCAGCGGGTGATCGCCGACGGCGCCTCCCTCGTCTGA
- a CDS encoding MFS transporter, which produces MTVTSSSSSLKTAPRFPWVGLIALASAVFLSVTSEMIPTGLLPDMSASLGVSEAQIGLLVTVFAFTVVITSTPLTALTRRWPRHGMIVGILVVLGVSNALTAIAPDYAFVVGSRVLGGMAHGMFWSIVGAYAGHLVPKEQIGRAVSITLGGGTLAFVFGVPLGTFAGHLFGWRLSFGILAVLMVVGALVVWRFLPAVQREADGPRRPRRERAADEPAPPRARDRTVPLVVVVCLIAAVTMIGHYAFYTFVVPFLTGPMGVPAGEVGALLFVYGIAGAVGLVLAGSVFGPRPQLGLVLALVVTGAAVAALAVLAAVPVAGLAAFILWGLAFGALPPLLQTRLLHESSAAFRDTASALYTTSFNVGIGGGALLGSLVFGLGGLLLLPWCYIALLAVSLVLVLILRRLAPPPAPAASAAPAPAAASASAASAASAASAAPPRD; this is translated from the coding sequence ATGACCGTCACCTCATCGTCGTCGTCGCTGAAGACCGCCCCCCGGTTCCCGTGGGTGGGGCTGATCGCCCTCGCCTCCGCGGTGTTCCTCTCGGTCACCAGCGAGATGATCCCGACCGGCCTCCTCCCGGACATGAGCGCGTCGCTCGGCGTCAGCGAGGCGCAGATCGGCCTCCTCGTCACCGTCTTCGCCTTCACCGTCGTCATCACGAGCACGCCGCTCACGGCGCTCACCCGGCGCTGGCCGCGCCACGGCATGATCGTGGGGATCCTCGTGGTGCTCGGTGTCTCCAACGCGCTCACCGCCATCGCGCCGGACTACGCCTTCGTCGTCGGCTCCCGCGTCCTCGGAGGCATGGCGCACGGGATGTTCTGGTCGATCGTCGGCGCATACGCCGGTCACCTCGTGCCGAAGGAGCAGATCGGCCGCGCCGTCTCGATCACCCTCGGCGGGGGCACCCTCGCTTTCGTCTTCGGCGTGCCGCTCGGCACATTCGCCGGGCACCTCTTCGGCTGGCGCCTGTCGTTCGGGATCCTCGCCGTCCTCATGGTGGTCGGCGCGCTGGTCGTGTGGAGGTTCCTCCCGGCCGTCCAGCGCGAGGCCGACGGGCCCCGGCGGCCCCGCCGGGAGCGGGCCGCCGACGAGCCGGCGCCCCCGCGCGCCCGCGACCGGACCGTCCCCCTCGTCGTCGTGGTCTGCCTCATCGCGGCGGTGACGATGATCGGGCATTACGCGTTCTACACGTTCGTGGTGCCGTTCCTGACCGGGCCGATGGGCGTCCCGGCGGGGGAGGTCGGTGCGCTGCTCTTCGTCTACGGCATCGCGGGCGCCGTCGGGCTCGTGCTGGCCGGCTCCGTGTTCGGACCCCGGCCGCAGCTCGGCCTCGTGCTCGCGCTCGTCGTGACGGGCGCTGCGGTGGCGGCGCTCGCCGTCCTCGCCGCGGTGCCGGTGGCGGGGCTCGCCGCCTTCATCCTCTGGGGGCTGGCCTTCGGAGCTCTTCCGCCCCTCCTGCAGACCCGGCTGCTGCACGAGTCGTCCGCCGCGTTCCGCGACACCGCGAGCGCGCTCTACACGACGTCGTTCAACGTGGGCATCGGTGGAGGCGCGCTTCTCGGCTCCCTCGTGTTCGGCCTCGGCGGCCTGCTCCTGCTCCCGTGGTGCTACATCGCACTGCTCGCGGTGTCGCTGGTGCTCGTCCTCATCCTGCGCCGCCTGGCCCCGCCGCCCGCCCCCGCCGCCTCCGCCGCCCCCGCCCCAGCCGCCGCCTCCGCCTCCGCCGCCTCCGCCGCCTCCGCCGCCTCCGCCGCCCCGCCGCGGGATTGA
- a CDS encoding class II fructose-bisphosphate aldolase, translating to MPLVSTADLLHSAASRRTGIGAFDVVQLEIGEALVAAAEETRLPVVLQISQEGVRSHGGLDAIGQALLALAATSSAHVAVHLDRAQDEELVRRAVHLGFGSVMFDSSARSSDERMEATMRVVEFAHADDVAVEAELGGLLGGATPGAGVDPQEARRVVTDTGLDCLAVAGGTVLTGRDPGATAEFDLELIRHLRGAVAVPLSLDGVAGASDEAVVAAIDAGVTKVNLSAGLNRSFTAAVRARLLGDPALVDPEAYLRDGRDAVAAEAATLLRLLDVSGADADRAAVRR from the coding sequence ATGCCCCTCGTCTCCACCGCCGATCTTCTCCACTCCGCAGCGTCGCGGCGCACCGGGATCGGCGCTTTCGACGTCGTCCAGCTCGAGATCGGCGAGGCGCTCGTCGCCGCGGCCGAGGAGACGCGACTGCCCGTCGTGCTGCAGATCTCGCAGGAGGGCGTGCGCTCCCACGGCGGCCTCGATGCGATCGGCCAGGCCCTCCTGGCCCTCGCGGCGACCTCGTCCGCGCACGTCGCCGTCCATCTCGACCGCGCCCAGGACGAGGAACTCGTGCGCCGCGCCGTCCACCTCGGCTTCGGCTCGGTGATGTTCGACAGCTCGGCGCGCTCCTCGGACGAGCGGATGGAGGCGACCATGCGCGTCGTCGAGTTCGCGCACGCCGACGACGTGGCCGTGGAGGCCGAACTCGGCGGCCTCCTCGGCGGAGCAACCCCCGGCGCCGGAGTCGACCCTCAGGAGGCTCGGCGCGTCGTGACCGACACCGGCCTGGACTGCCTGGCCGTCGCCGGCGGCACGGTGCTCACTGGCCGTGACCCCGGGGCCACCGCGGAATTCGACCTGGAACTGATCCGTCACCTCCGGGGGGCCGTCGCGGTGCCTCTCTCGCTCGACGGCGTCGCGGGCGCGTCCGACGAGGCCGTCGTCGCCGCGATCGACGCCGGCGTGACCAAGGTGAACCTCTCGGCCGGCCTGAACCGCTCCTTCACCGCGGCGGTGCGGGCGCGCCTGCTCGGCGACCCGGCTCTGGTCGACCCCGAGGCGTACCTGCGGGACGGCCGGGACGCGGTCGCAGCGGAGGCCGCGACGCTCCTGCGCCTTCTGGACGTGTCCGGTGCCGACGCCGATCGGGCCGCGGTGCGACGCTGA
- a CDS encoding purine-cytosine permease family protein, whose amino-acid sequence MTSTGEDAPDRPTGAASAFNVELNGLNTIHESERKGRARDLFWPWFAANVSVFGLSYGSFLLGFGISFWQATIVGIIGIVASFLLCGIIALAGKRGSAPTMVLSRAAFGVDGNRVPSALSWLLTVGWETVLVSLAALATATVFQELGWQGGVVTRLVALIVVVALVIAGGVIGFDLIMRMQVVITWVTGILTVVYILLVLGHIDLGAVAALPAGDVPHIVGGFVFMLTGFGLGWVNAAADYSRYLPRSTRSAGVVGWTTFGSSLAPVILLVFGILLAGSSQKLSQAIGADPIGALASLLPTWFLVPFVIVAVLGLVGGAVLDIYSSGLALLSVGVRLPRYAAALVDGVIMTAGAIYVVFFAPDFVGPFQGFLITLGVPIAAWCGIFVADIALRRRDYAEPELYDRAGRYGAVRWLPIALIVIGTVIGWGLVTNASAPWLSWQGYLLGPIGGKQGDWAFANLGVLVALVIGFLGTLLFARAAVRGQEER is encoded by the coding sequence ATGACCTCCACCGGCGAGGACGCACCCGATCGGCCCACGGGCGCGGCGTCCGCCTTCAACGTCGAGCTCAACGGGCTGAACACGATCCACGAGTCCGAGCGCAAGGGGCGCGCCCGCGACCTGTTCTGGCCGTGGTTCGCCGCGAACGTGTCCGTGTTCGGGCTGAGCTACGGCTCCTTCCTCCTCGGGTTCGGCATCTCGTTCTGGCAGGCGACGATCGTCGGCATCATCGGGATCGTGGCGTCGTTCCTCCTCTGCGGCATCATCGCGCTCGCCGGCAAGCGCGGCTCCGCGCCCACGATGGTCCTCAGCCGCGCCGCGTTCGGCGTCGACGGCAACCGCGTTCCCTCGGCCCTGTCCTGGCTGCTCACCGTCGGCTGGGAGACGGTGCTCGTCTCGCTCGCCGCGCTCGCCACGGCGACCGTGTTCCAGGAGCTCGGCTGGCAGGGCGGCGTCGTCACGCGTCTCGTCGCCCTCATCGTCGTCGTCGCGCTGGTCATCGCGGGAGGCGTCATCGGCTTCGACCTGATCATGAGGATGCAGGTCGTGATCACATGGGTGACGGGCATCCTGACCGTCGTCTACATCCTGCTCGTGCTCGGCCACATCGATCTCGGTGCCGTCGCCGCGCTTCCGGCGGGCGACGTCCCGCATATCGTCGGCGGCTTCGTCTTCATGCTGACCGGCTTCGGGCTCGGCTGGGTCAACGCCGCCGCCGACTACTCCCGCTACCTCCCGCGCTCCACCCGAAGCGCCGGGGTCGTCGGCTGGACGACGTTCGGCTCGTCGCTCGCGCCGGTGATCCTCCTCGTCTTCGGCATCCTGCTCGCAGGGTCGTCGCAGAAGCTGAGCCAGGCGATCGGAGCCGATCCGATCGGCGCGCTCGCCTCCCTCCTCCCGACCTGGTTCCTCGTGCCCTTCGTCATCGTCGCGGTGCTCGGGCTCGTCGGGGGAGCCGTGCTCGACATCTACTCGTCGGGGCTGGCCCTGCTGAGCGTCGGGGTCCGGCTGCCGCGCTACGCCGCTGCCCTGGTCGACGGCGTGATCATGACGGCCGGAGCGATCTACGTCGTGTTCTTCGCCCCGGACTTCGTCGGTCCGTTCCAGGGGTTCCTCATCACGCTCGGCGTGCCGATCGCCGCCTGGTGCGGCATCTTCGTGGCCGACATCGCCCTCCGCCGCCGCGACTACGCCGAGCCGGAGCTGTACGACCGCGCGGGCCGCTACGGCGCCGTGCGCTGGCTCCCGATCGCCCTGATCGTGATCGGGACCGTGATCGGCTGGGGCCTCGTGACCAACGCGAGCGCGCCGTGGCTGAGCTGGCAGGGCTACCTCCTCGGGCCGATCGGCGGCAAGCAGGGCGACTGGGCCTTCGCGAACCTCGGCGTGCTCGTGGCCCTGGTCATCGGGTTCCTCGGCACGCTGCTCTTCGCGCGCGCGGCCGTGCGCGGCCAGGAGGAGCGGTGA
- a CDS encoding cysteine hydrolase family protein, whose product MSEPVLVVIDMQQVFGNPASEWFTPRFSEAEAVIASMVPAFGKRVVFTRFVAPERPVGAWVPYYEQWPFALVPADDPIYDLVLAFRDTGHPVVTEPRFGKWGPELQEALGGADEIVLAGVSTDCCVLSTALAAADAGVRVRVAADACAGLTDADHQRALDAMALYAPLIQITDSAAAVAALG is encoded by the coding sequence GTGAGCGAGCCCGTCCTCGTCGTCATCGACATGCAGCAGGTCTTCGGCAATCCCGCGAGCGAGTGGTTCACGCCGCGGTTCTCGGAGGCGGAGGCGGTCATCGCGAGCATGGTGCCGGCCTTCGGCAAGCGAGTGGTCTTCACCCGCTTCGTCGCTCCGGAGCGCCCGGTTGGCGCGTGGGTGCCGTATTACGAGCAGTGGCCCTTCGCGCTCGTGCCCGCCGACGACCCCATCTACGACCTCGTCCTCGCCTTCCGTGACACCGGGCATCCCGTCGTCACCGAGCCGCGCTTCGGCAAGTGGGGGCCGGAGCTGCAGGAGGCGCTCGGCGGCGCTGACGAGATCGTCCTGGCGGGAGTCTCGACGGACTGCTGCGTGCTCTCCACGGCGCTCGCCGCGGCCGACGCGGGCGTCCGCGTGCGGGTCGCGGCCGACGCCTGCGCGGGCCTGACCGACGCCGACCACCAGCGCGCCCTCGACGCCATGGCGCTCTACGCGCCACTGATCCAGATCACCGACAGCGCTGCCGCTGTGGCGGCCCTCGGGTAG
- a CDS encoding YrdB family protein, with product MTPASDQRAPISVRPNDILRFVLELFAVVSLAIWGFVAWPLPWNIVVGLVAPSLAILLWALFRSPRAVLHVDPFVKAIVEVLVMGAAAFAWWSLGQPIVAVVFAVVATVSGVINGRREFA from the coding sequence GTGACTCCCGCATCCGACCAGCGCGCACCGATCTCGGTGCGGCCGAACGACATCCTCCGGTTCGTACTCGAGCTGTTCGCGGTCGTCTCGCTGGCGATCTGGGGATTCGTCGCGTGGCCCCTGCCGTGGAACATCGTGGTCGGCCTCGTCGCCCCCTCGCTCGCGATCCTCCTCTGGGCGCTGTTCCGCTCGCCGCGGGCCGTGCTCCACGTCGACCCGTTCGTCAAGGCGATCGTCGAGGTCCTCGTCATGGGCGCCGCGGCGTTCGCCTGGTGGAGCCTCGGCCAGCCGATCGTCGCCGTGGTCTTCGCGGTCGTGGCGACCGTCAGCGGCGTCATCAACGGGCGGCGCGAGTTCGCATGA
- a CDS encoding carbohydrate ABC transporter permease, producing the protein MTTAATAAEVSAARGRRLRPRVRPAKVLLGVLAVVIGLIWVFPVYWMLNSSLLPNVVLQGTTPTWLPFGGSFDNFTAVIGGGTFFPALGMSVVVALVTVVFCLGFAFLAALAISRFRFRGRRGFVLAVLLIQMLPAEGLFIAQYKLMGTLGLLNTVIGVSILYIAAVVPFTIWMLRGFVAGIPADLEEAAMVDGLSRTQAFLRITFPLLAPGLVASGVYAFLQAWNEFTVALVILQENSSQTLPLWLRGFILQSASRATDWGQVMAASTLVAVPVIIFFLIVQGRMTSGLVSGAVKG; encoded by the coding sequence ATGACGACCGCCGCCACCGCCGCCGAGGTCTCCGCCGCGCGGGGTCGCCGCCTTCGTCCGCGGGTCCGGCCGGCCAAGGTGCTGCTCGGTGTCCTCGCCGTCGTGATCGGCCTGATCTGGGTCTTCCCGGTCTACTGGATGCTGAACTCGTCCCTCCTGCCGAACGTCGTCCTCCAGGGCACCACCCCGACCTGGCTGCCCTTCGGCGGCTCGTTCGACAACTTCACGGCCGTCATCGGCGGTGGCACCTTCTTCCCGGCACTCGGCATGAGCGTCGTGGTCGCCCTCGTCACGGTCGTCTTCTGCCTGGGGTTCGCCTTTCTCGCGGCGCTCGCGATCAGCCGGTTCCGGTTCCGCGGCCGGAGGGGGTTCGTCCTGGCCGTCCTGCTCATCCAGATGCTGCCGGCGGAGGGCCTGTTCATCGCGCAGTACAAGCTCATGGGCACGCTCGGGCTGCTGAACACCGTGATCGGCGTGAGCATCCTCTACATCGCCGCGGTCGTGCCGTTCACGATCTGGATGCTCCGCGGGTTCGTCGCCGGCATCCCGGCCGACCTCGAGGAGGCTGCCATGGTCGACGGGCTCAGCCGGACCCAGGCGTTCCTCCGGATCACCTTCCCGCTCCTGGCCCCGGGTCTGGTGGCCTCGGGCGTCTACGCGTTCCTCCAGGCCTGGAACGAGTTCACGGTGGCGCTCGTCATCCTGCAGGAGAACAGCAGCCAGACGCTCCCGCTCTGGCTGCGCGGGTTCATCCTCCAGTCGGCGTCCCGGGCGACCGACTGGGGCCAGGTGATGGCCGCCTCCACGCTCGTCGCGGTGCCCGTGATCATCTTCTTCCTCATCGTGCAAGGCCGGATGACGAGCGGGCTCGTCAGCGGGGCGGTCAAGGGGTGA
- the nagB gene encoding glucosamine-6-phosphate deaminase, whose protein sequence is MAEVVVVADRDAAGELAAASILALIRSKPDAVLGLATGSTPLPVYRALARAVAEQNVDVSHVRGYALDEYVGLPAGHPESYRSVITREVVEPLGLTPALIHVPNGAMETIEHAGADYEKAIAESGGVDVQLLGIGTDGHIGFNEPGSSFASVTRVKTLTEQTRKDNARFFASEDEVPMHCITQGLSTILRARHLMLLAFGERKAEALAGAVEGPVSASNPGSAIQLHPHVTVLVDEAAASGLRNIDYYRYAYAHKPAWQTL, encoded by the coding sequence ATGGCCGAAGTGGTCGTGGTGGCGGATCGTGACGCGGCGGGGGAACTCGCCGCGGCGAGCATCCTGGCGCTGATCCGGTCGAAGCCGGACGCCGTCCTCGGGCTGGCGACCGGGTCGACCCCGTTGCCGGTATACCGGGCGTTGGCGCGCGCGGTCGCCGAGCAGAACGTCGACGTCTCGCACGTGCGCGGCTACGCCCTGGACGAGTACGTGGGGCTGCCTGCGGGGCACCCCGAGTCCTACCGCTCGGTGATCACCCGGGAGGTCGTCGAACCGCTCGGGCTCACCCCGGCCCTCATCCACGTCCCCAACGGCGCGATGGAGACCATCGAGCACGCCGGCGCGGACTACGAGAAGGCCATCGCCGAGTCCGGCGGCGTGGACGTGCAGCTGCTGGGGATCGGCACCGACGGGCACATCGGGTTCAACGAGCCCGGTTCCTCGTTCGCGTCGGTCACCCGCGTCAAGACCCTCACCGAGCAGACCCGGAAGGACAACGCCCGTTTCTTCGCCTCCGAGGACGAGGTGCCGATGCACTGCATCACGCAGGGCCTGTCGACCATCCTCCGGGCGCGGCATCTGATGCTGCTGGCGTTCGGGGAGCGGAAGGCCGAGGCGCTCGCGGGCGCGGTGGAGGGGCCGGTCAGCGCCTCCAACCCGGGCTCGGCGATCCAGCTGCACCCGCACGTCACCGTCCTCGTCGACGAAGCCGCCGCCTCCGGGCTGCGCAACATCGACTACTACCGCTACGCCTACGCCCACAAACCCGCCTGGCAGACGCTGTAA
- the nagZ gene encoding beta-N-acetylhexosaminidase, producing the protein MSEAPVIASTDPEALRRRIAGTLLPGFLGTSLPDWLEERLRAGLGGVCLFGQNIASPGQVRELTAAIRDANPQAVIAIDEEGGDVTRLHYATGSPYPGNAVLGRIGDEAYTEAVARRVGHELSEAGVTLDFAPDVDINSNPGNPVIGVRSFGADPQLVAAHGVAWTRGLQSTGVAAAAKHFPGHGDTSADSHVSLPVVDAGADALRERELVPFRAVVDAGVRAVMTSHILLPQLDAVHPATFSPVIVEGLLRGDLGFDGVVVTDALDMRGASGETGIPEAAVRALSAGCDLLCLGTGNTDEQLTEIEDAIAQAVAAGRLSEERIVRAASRVEALAAADALPATGDASSASGELDSDDVSRVLRSFEISEAARRWLTGLREQFSVVRIETEANIAVGEAPWCPLAAVAADPSAPVVVIGRDNQRHPSARDTIDRLRAQNDRVLVIDMGWPDAGRAYADLATFGASRLVGRALLELLDGSGDPARNRTESDA; encoded by the coding sequence GTGAGCGAGGCTCCCGTCATCGCCTCCACCGATCCGGAGGCGCTCCGCCGCCGCATCGCCGGCACGCTCCTCCCCGGCTTCCTCGGCACGTCCCTCCCGGATTGGCTCGAGGAGCGGCTGCGCGCAGGACTCGGCGGCGTGTGCCTGTTCGGTCAGAACATCGCCTCGCCGGGCCAGGTGCGCGAACTCACCGCGGCGATCCGCGATGCGAACCCGCAGGCCGTCATCGCCATCGACGAGGAGGGCGGCGACGTCACACGGCTCCACTACGCGACGGGGTCGCCCTACCCGGGTAACGCCGTGCTCGGACGGATCGGCGACGAGGCGTACACCGAGGCCGTCGCGCGCCGGGTCGGGCACGAGCTGAGCGAGGCGGGGGTCACCCTCGACTTCGCCCCGGACGTCGACATCAACTCGAACCCCGGCAACCCGGTGATCGGCGTGCGCAGCTTCGGCGCCGACCCGCAGCTCGTCGCCGCGCACGGCGTCGCCTGGACGCGCGGCCTCCAGTCCACCGGCGTCGCCGCGGCGGCGAAGCACTTCCCCGGGCACGGTGACACATCGGCCGACTCGCACGTGTCGCTGCCCGTCGTCGATGCCGGCGCGGACGCGTTGCGGGAACGGGAACTCGTCCCGTTCCGGGCCGTCGTCGACGCCGGGGTCCGCGCCGTGATGACCTCGCACATCCTCCTCCCGCAGCTCGACGCGGTGCATCCGGCGACCTTCAGCCCCGTCATCGTCGAGGGGCTGCTGCGCGGCGACCTGGGCTTCGACGGGGTCGTGGTGACGGACGCGCTCGACATGCGCGGCGCCAGCGGCGAGACCGGGATCCCGGAGGCGGCCGTGCGGGCGCTCTCCGCGGGCTGCGACCTCCTCTGTCTCGGGACGGGGAACACCGACGAGCAGCTGACCGAGATCGAGGACGCGATCGCGCAGGCGGTCGCCGCGGGTCGCCTCTCCGAGGAGCGGATCGTGCGGGCGGCGTCCCGGGTGGAGGCGCTCGCTGCCGCGGACGCGCTGCCGGCGACCGGTGACGCCTCCTCGGCGAGCGGCGAGCTGGACTCCGACGACGTCTCGCGTGTGCTCCGCAGCTTCGAGATCTCCGAGGCTGCGCGCCGGTGGCTGACCGGACTTCGTGAGCAGTTCTCCGTGGTTCGGATCGAGACGGAGGCGAACATCGCCGTGGGGGAGGCGCCGTGGTGTCCGCTCGCCGCCGTCGCGGCGGACCCTTCTGCACCCGTCGTCGTCATCGGGAGGGACAACCAGCGGCACCCGTCCGCTCGCGACACGATCGACCGGCTCCGCGCGCAGAACGACCGCGTGCTCGTGATAGACATGGGCTGGCCGGACGCCGGCCGCGCGTACGCCGACCTGGCCACCTTCGGCGCCTCGCGCCTGGTCGGGCGAGCGCTCCTCGAGCTCCTGGACGGGAGCGGCGACCCGGCCCGGAACCGAACGGAGTCGGACGCGTGA
- a CDS encoding ROK family protein yields MRLGIDIGGTKTDAVAVDGQGSVAQRVRLSTGFGQAEVVETAVTAVTRIGELTGLAAAGFDTIGIGIPGMVDRSSGRVAHAVNLGLDRVELGDLLAGRLGRGVRLENDVNAAALGAYHVLGLRGSMAYLNLGTGMAAGIVVNGSLWRGATGIAGEIGHLPVDPAGELCRCGQRGCLETMASGSAVARHWPTDDPLPVRALFAAAAAGDPEALAVSAVLAEGIASAVRVLVLTVDVDAVVIGGGLSHLGEPLLAQVREVLERWSRTSPFLASLQLPRRVRLVPEGTPVAALGAALVGEN; encoded by the coding sequence GTGAGACTGGGCATCGACATCGGCGGCACCAAGACCGATGCCGTCGCCGTGGACGGTCAGGGCTCGGTCGCCCAGCGGGTCCGCCTCTCGACCGGGTTCGGGCAGGCCGAGGTGGTGGAGACCGCCGTGACGGCGGTGACGCGGATCGGGGAGCTGACGGGGCTCGCAGCCGCGGGGTTCGACACGATCGGCATCGGCATCCCGGGCATGGTCGACCGGAGCTCCGGCCGTGTCGCGCACGCGGTGAACCTGGGGCTCGACCGGGTGGAGCTGGGCGATCTGCTCGCGGGCCGGCTCGGCCGCGGCGTCCGCCTCGAGAACGACGTCAACGCTGCGGCCCTCGGCGCCTACCACGTGCTCGGGCTCCGGGGCTCGATGGCCTACCTCAACCTCGGCACCGGCATGGCGGCCGGTATCGTCGTGAACGGGTCGCTGTGGAGGGGCGCCACCGGCATCGCGGGCGAGATCGGGCACCTCCCCGTCGACCCGGCCGGAGAGCTCTGCCGCTGCGGCCAGCGCGGGTGCCTCGAGACGATGGCGAGCGGATCGGCGGTAGCGCGCCACTGGCCGACCGACGACCCGCTGCCGGTCCGCGCGCTGTTCGCGGCTGCCGCCGCCGGTGATCCGGAGGCGCTCGCCGTCTCGGCCGTGCTGGCGGAGGGCATCGCCTCGGCGGTGCGCGTCCTGGTGCTGACGGTGGACGTCGACGCGGTGGTCATCGGCGGCGGTCTGAGCCACCTGGGTGAGCCCCTGCTCGCCCAGGTGCGGGAGGTGCTCGAGCGCTGGAGCCGGACGTCGCCGTTCCTCGCATCGCTGCAGCTTCCCCGGCGGGTCCGGCTCGTGCCCGAGGGGACCCCGGTCGCCGCCCTCGGGGCGGCCCTGGTAGGAGAGAACTGA